The Streptomyces sp. NBC_01276 genome contains the following window.
CCCGGCTCCACCACCAGAAGCTCGGCCCGATGTACTCGCGGCTGGACGAGCTGGACGCGCTGATCGCGGAGGCGAAGGCGGCCCGCAGCGGTGACCCCGAGGACCTGCGGCTGGCGCGGGAGGCGCGGGCGCTGGTCATGCCGATGCCCGGGGTGGAGGAGCTCTTCCACGACTGGCTGGACTCGGACGGCATCTCCGACGACGCGTCCGCGATGCTGACCGACCGGTCCGTGAAGCCGCCGGAGCGGGTACGGCCCTCGGAGGAGGTGCGCCGGCTGTACCGGGAGCTGGTCCGCCGGGCGCACCCGGACCTGGCCCAGGACGAGGAGGAGCGGGCCCGCCGGGACGCCTTCATCGTGCGGGTCAACGCCGCGTACGGGCGGGGCGAGGAAGGGCTGCTGCGGGAGCTGGCCGAGGAGTGGGCGGCGGGGCCCGCGCCGCAGGCCGCGCGGCCGAGCGAGAGCGAGGAGCTCTACGCCCGGCTGGAGTGGCTGGCGCGTCGCAAGGAAATGCTGTCGATGGTGGCCGGGGAGCTGGAGGACAGCGCGATCGGGGCGATGCTGCGGATGGCGCCCGACGACCCCGACCGGCTGCTGGAGGAGATCGCGGAGCAGCTGCTCG
Protein-coding sequences here:
- a CDS encoding J domain-containing protein, translating into MSEQSEQTVPEEPGASGDERPEARLDRAVRAAEQALIEFEIAVETFRVEVENFSRLHHQKLGPMYSRLDELDALIAEAKAARSGDPEDLRLAREARALVMPMPGVEELFHDWLDSDGISDDASAMLTDRSVKPPERVRPSEEVRRLYRELVRRAHPDLAQDEEERARRDAFIVRVNAAYGRGEEGLLRELAEEWAAGPAPQAARPSESEELYARLEWLARRKEMLSMVAGELEDSAIGAMLRMAPDDPDRLLEEIAEQLLAQVSEREAELAAFGTL